The following is a genomic window from Nymphaea colorata isolate Beijing-Zhang1983 chromosome 3, ASM883128v2, whole genome shotgun sequence.
GCAAAGGTCCAGCGGATGAGTTAGCAAAAGGGCCACACTTTGCATTCTGCCTTCGGCAATAAGTTGCCTCCATAAGACTCAAATTCATGATGTCTCACACACACGAGTACGTTACAGTTCAGTGAACTAAGCGGCTAAATCAACTAAGCACCCAAGTGAGCAAACCACCAATCAGCAGCCAAAGTGAATATTTGAGTGTAAATCAAGTCATCACCTCCTTCCGTACAAACACCAGAATACATGTCAGAACAATATTGAGATAAACTATGGAGCCAACATATAAACTAAAGTAGGTGCCTCCAGGGATTGGGCTTACGTCCACGGCAGGCATGAACTAACGGAGACAATTGATGAGACACAAGAAGGCacattgtctctctctctctcctttgctTTCTCCCCTACAGGAAGTGCACTGAAAGAACAGTAAGCGTCCAGGAGGGAGAGTGCAGAGAACCTCACTACTCGACTGGATTCAGTTTCAACACTTCTCGCCTTAACATATCTCCATTTTGAGGTGTATGCAGATAAGAATGCGCAAGTGCCAATCCAAGGTCAGATGTGGCTCTCCCATGATTATTGGATATTGCTAAAAGTAACTAAAACCCATATACGCTgcatttaagagagagagtttgagctAAAAGTTCTACATCTCATAATGCTAACTAGATCCAAGCTTTTCATTCAAAACATCTCTGAACAGCTTTTGGAAAAGGTTGCATTGACAGGCCTTGTCTTTCAGCATAAAGAAATCTGAAACAACGAGACCATCTTCAACCTACATTTTTTACTAGGCAACCAGCATGATCGGGCTAAGCAGGGTAGCCGTTTCGAGAACAAACATGCAAATAAACTTGGAAGGAAGACTTTTTTTCACTGACAAAGATATCTATAATGAACTTATCAGCAAATGGACCGATACTAGATTGACTAGGCAAAAGGTATGATTCTCCTCGCACAAATTATTTCATGTTTGCTCAGCATTTCATTATAAAGATTTTTGGGATTTAGAAATGCCAATCATTAAGGCTCCTAAGAAAATGCTTCCTTCACTTACCCAAAATAGAAGATGAAATTCTGATCACAGTCCCACGAACTTTAGCAATTTCTGAGCTTCCTGTCCCCAAAAGATTCACTGCAAAACTCACCTTCTTCAATTACTTGTTTGCAAAAGCAAAACCCAGTCGTTCGTAGGTTTTATGCAATTCCCATTCTCCGCCTTAGAGGCTCAATTCAAAGTCAGTAAAGTAATGACAATATAGCAATTTTGTAAGGACCAGAGAGCTAGTAGGGATAGATAAGACTATAATCGCATTATaaagagaagacaaaaaataaaactgtcTACTTTACAATGAAAATGAGAGGTAATCTATGATTCTATGTTGCCCAATACAAGGcaggtaaaaataaaatcacATTATCCTAAGACCTCACCTCCGACCGGGAAATTTACCTGGGGTTGATGATGAATGCCATTGATAGATGACAATTCGAACAATTCCTCACCGACCAAACAAGCCACCAAGCAGTCACCAGCCACCTTCAATTGAATGTCCTTGCTTAGGACCAgtagaaaaattagaaaatgtcCAATGCATCAATAAAAATCCACAAGTCATTGCCAATTAGGGCAGGTCAATCTAAAGAGGTTCCAGTGAAAAAGAACAGAGCCAAAAATATGCTGCACATAATCAGCCGAACACCTTGTGAAAGAGGACTAGTTCCAGACTGAGTTTGGAACCAAAAACAGCATGGTAATATTCAAGGCCagcattaaaaagaaaacaaaatacatGCATTCTTCTGgtggaggggggggggggagaggaACTTGTACAACAGTCTAATGTGAAACTGGAAAGCTATTTTGATAAGGCTTGACTAGTCTCCAAAATCATTTTATGTGCACCTAAAAAAGTTCTCTTCCAAACCCAGCCGTCTGTTTACTACATGGGCTAGATCTCACAAAAGTTAGGTCCTACCTGAGACAGcagccaaaaaaagaaagaaaaaaatgtatctGTCAAAACCTTTTGGTGAACCAACAAACACAACCATTCCAGAACTATGGAATTACTAGATCATAGCCACATCTTAGTAATTTCCGCTGCAGCCATATCTCTATTATTGCTAGTTAATTAACATGGTACCATCttaaacaagtaaattttatcCATGGAAGTAAGCATATTCTCTTCCACTCATTTACATAATTTGAAGCATATTCTCTTCCACTCATTTACATAATTTGACATAATCATGAAATGGCAACATCGTGACAGGTCAAAATCATACAACAACTGGTCCATAGACTGTCTGACAACCAGCGATGCTAGTCCACCAAGAGATGGACAATTTATCTTTTAAGTCTTCTTGTATATGTTAAGATCATTCAccatcatatatataacaacaggTACATACATGCTGTCTGTATAGATATATACAAGgagaaatgaaattttcttcttgaattATGCTTTACATTTAAAGTCCAGAATCCTTAGCAGATGATGTTATATCAATACATCATCCACAAACTACATTAAATCTTTCAATAATTGGTTCCTTGTTAGAGCATCAACAAATATGGATCTTCCTTCTATGAGCATGAGGTCAGAGGATGGTGTTGCTATACTGCAGGTAACTGGAACGAACAGATGCCTTGAGCATATAGAACTGAAACTTTTGAAGTAATTAATAAGATCCTCTGGTGTACAAAATTAAAATATCCAGAGGAAAATATTCTGACATCCACAATAAAACTGTGACaatgaatgaaaaaggaaatgaacatCATATGAATGAGAAGAATTCACGTAAGGCTGCAAGGTTTGGCTTccattttatattatatttctcTATCATGAGGACTTTAGCTTCGAGTAGTTTCAGCTTGCAAGCTGCTAGCAATCATTCCTCCTGCTTCCCACTTTTCATTTCTGCAACataatcaacacaaaaaaaaagtcatatatcATTTATCAGTTAGAAGGAAAATGCTAAAGCAGTGATAGATGATCAATGAACCTCAAAATTAAACATTAGCAGATAAATCAAGCATTGAacttaaaaacagaaaacaagaacaagaagctTCTCATCGCGGTAGTCTGTTATCCTGAAGAAATATATGCCTACTACAAATCTACCGACAGAAAGAAAGGTGCTTTCACCAATGCTGGATACAGAAGCAGTTTCATTAATTTTGAGCACAATGAAcatgttctaacttctaagcgTAGGTGGATACAATCACAACAGTCCTTGCATTAGGTAAAACGGCATAACAGAAAATGCTCTGGAAAACCAAGATTGAAACATGCAGAGAGGAATGATTACCATCACATATTCATGTTATCCTGATGTCCGCACCTTGTTCACATACTCTTCTTTGGCAACACGAACTAATAAAAGTGCAGCAATAAATGTTGCAAGAATAAGCATCAAGAAGACACCGTTCCATCCTCTTGATGAAATGTATCCTGTCAACAGCGGTCCCAAAGCTGCTCCAACGGAGCCAGTACCATCAATGATGGCTGTAACTGTGGCCAAAGCCCGTGAACTGCCTGTTGTGCCACTGTCAGTGCCCAGATCAGCTGCCACAGCTGTAGTGATCAAAGAATAAGGGCCATTAACAAATAGACCCGAAAGAAACATCAGGGCAATATTTGCGGACATGGAGAAGCTTCCATAGATGCGATACAGGATAAGTGTAGGGAtcgataaacaaaaaaatatgatcgACGTAACAGCACGAGCTTCAAGCTTGTCTGATATGTATCCAGCCAAAATTCCACCAAGAACACCTCCAACATCGAACAATGTAGAAAGTAAGCCAGAAGTCTTGTGAGATAAAAATGAACCGGCAACAGCTACAGATTCAGAAAAGGAAATGCATGATCAATTTAAAAACTTTGGGAACCAAGAAACTACATCCAAGCGacaaacaaattaaaacaagCACAAGCGATATGATTCGAAAAGCATACCTGTATGCCTAACATAGAAAGGTAACCAATACAAAAAAGTATATGCAACAAGCTTAGAGAAGAACAGGCAGAAGGCGTAAGGAGCTACACCAGGTATCCTCCAAGCATCAATAAAGCTAATCGCTTTTGGTTCAGGCAACTCGGATGAACGAAGCAGTTCCCTTTCTTCGTCCTTTCTTCGGTCTACTTTCTCCGAATTCTCACTCGCAGGTATCCCATTCGATCCAGGCAACTCAGGTGAGAGAAGCATGGATTTGCCTTCGCCCTCCTTCCCTTCATCTTCCGCCTTCTTTGAGATCTCGTTCACAGCCATCTCATTCTCTAGATTCGACCCAATAACTACAACCACCCCTTCATCATTACAATCCATTACATTGGCTTGCTCGAGATGAACATAAGTGTTCAACTGCAATTCCTGGGAAGGCGATCCCAAACCTGCATCTTCAGGTTTCACCACTAGAAAATGATAAACTATGACGCCCATCAAAGCAATTGCAATTCCGGGCAACGCAAAGGACCATCCCCAACCATACTCCAAAGCCCAAGATGCGATCAATGAACCACAAATATTTCCAACTGAAGTGTGCGAATTCCACACCCCCATGATCAATCCTCTTTTTGATTTGCCGAACCAATTCCCCACGATAGCGACGACGGAAGGCCATCCGGTAGATTGGAAAACACCGGCAATCATTTGAACGACTAGGAAATAAGTAAAGGAATGAATATTCCACCAGTAGCCCATGCCAAATAATATCGTGAAAAGCCCGCTGCCCACCATTCCGAACGCCAGGAAAGCTCGAAGGTCGATCCGGTCGCCGACATGGCCCGCGAAATACATCCCCAATGAATAAACGGCCAGGAAGGCGACATCAAGCTCTCCCAATCGATGCGTTCCATGAACGCCATTGAACGGAGCCCACCCACCACCATCGGCGGAAGTAGAATTCTCGCGAATCGAGTCCGGGACTCCTCCGAATTCAGGAATCTCGACGCCGTCTGCTGCAACCCTCGGTCCTATAACGCTTTTCACGATACTCGGCGGCTTTCTCGACGCATGGAAGCAAGCGTAGGCCAAGAACGTGATGACTAGAACGGAGACCTGAAAGAAGGTGACGCTTCGAATATGCAATTTCGAATTTAGCCGGTGAAGGCCCGGCGGCAATCGTCTGACCTCCATCTTCTGCTCGTTAGCCCGACCACCAACATCTTCTAAGGAGAGAAACCTAAAACCCTGGCCCTGAACAATTTTTCTAACGAAGAATCACTCGAGTACCAGAAACTCCCCACATCAAAGGACACGAGAGATTGGAAGGATGCAAGAGACCGGGAGGAGACAGCGATCGTTGCGTCCCTTTTGAGTAATCGCTAGCTCCCGGTAGAATTGCGGAATAAGCAACCAcgccacagagagagagagagagagataatctTCGTGAGAACAGAGATCTGATTTCGCGCTTCCGACATTGCGCGAGTTTGTATTCCGCAGAAGACTTCCCGGTCGTTGCGGGCAAGGCATCACGGTGACACAAGTACGGACTCGACgtaaatttcatttattctGGGAAAGAAAAATTGCATCACAACGCATCACAATTGAGGCATCTCATTCAGGTTAACTGTGGTTTTATTATGTTTCCTAATACAAAATCTTATTGGCCatcttcaaatttcatctacttcttcttcttattcttcctCTTCTGTTAACAGAtcggttaaaaaaaaaagtaaaatctcATTAGgaatttgcttttgaatttgacATGAAATTTTGCACTTGGACCTGAATTCATGTGAAATATATGCGTGAAATTCACATGTTTTACAGATAATTACGAGATATTAAGCTAGTGGAGTCGACTTGAAAAAAACCGGTTTCTTTAATATATGTTGGCAAAATCAGGTCTGGTCAATTTATTTGACATAGTATTTTCTTCTCGGAATAAACATCGAGGTTATGTTTAATTTCCCACCAAATTGGAAACTTTAAACAGTATGGCATTTGAGTCTAGAGAAATGAGATTAacctttaataaaaaaaaaatacagctTTGTGATCAGTTGTCTTAAGCATCGGTGAAtatctttcttcaaattttgttgaCAGTGTTAATAGATAAGTCTGTAtgtcagaaaaatgaaaattaaaaaaataaaatagcacAACAAATTGTAAGAATTTAGTTGTTTCTACTCACTTGCTACCAACCTATTCATCAAAACTATAACTATTTAATAATATGTCAACTTGAATTCTTCTAGAATAAGTACATTAAAATGTTTTATTAGTATACTtcgttattttttttgtcataaataaaattttgaatcagattcatGTGGTAAAATTCTTCTTTTAAATCTTCACAGAACCCTGATTGATGAGTCTTCTACGGTGCTTTTCATTGCTCTAATTTGCACAGATCCGTGTGTCCGGAGTGAAGTGACAATCAAAGCTAGTTCGTACTGACCCGATATTTCAGGGCTTCCTCTGCCTGATATTTCGGGCCGTCGCCGATATTTTCGCAGCCGGAAACCTTTTTCTTGCGCCGGACGCAACTACAACGGAATCTAATATCTCCGGTGCGTCTCCGTAGCTCCACATAGATGAACGCACCTTATTCCGGCGCACATTGATTGGCAAATGGAGATATTTCTTCGAAGATTGATCCACTGGAAACAATCTCCGCAGCAACAGTCATGAAGggtgaatttttaaaagatttcgTGCCAGCGGGATTCAAGTCGACGTAACCGTTGCTGGAGACGTGGACGCCCATTTTGAAGGTTTTTTGTACATATACTCTTACCACACGTTAAATAAGCATAGACAAGCTGAAGCTCGAACTCAAACTGGACTTCGCTATTAAATGGTTCGTGCTCAAGCCAAGCTTAGGCATGCGAGTTAGAATCAAGCCCAAGTTGGCTTCACTCGTTGAACACCTCTACTTTTTGGCCATGTATCATCACCATCCTTGCATAATTTTATCTACCTTAACTTTTAAGCTTCAAAAATGTTAATGTTGGCATTGTAACAGGAGGAACACTAAAACTTTAAGTTGTAAGTTTTAAGAGACAATCAATATGTAAACAAATAAACAGTTACAAGGTATTAACATACAAATAgtctatgtgggcaattgctcgTAAAATTTGGACCTAAAGAGACAATTGATTAATCTCTTTTTATAAGGAATTTGGTGACAACAACACTCAATTACTGTCTCGTCAATTACTGGAACAATTGTTATGGTATTTCATGATTTTGGCTCACttttttgggcagattcatTCAACTCTAAGTTGCTACTACCAAACAGTCCTAATTATAGTAACACGTCGTATTGTGAGCGTCTCATGAATATGTTATAGGCACTAGAGCTATTGTTCTATGAACCTGTCCCAGTCATTATAACATATCGGGTTTTAAGTGCGGCTATGATCTTTTACATTGATAAGAGTGTTCATCCCACTAAACGAAGCGTGTAAACGGATTACGAATCTAAAATGGAAACTATATCCATTATCCGACACACTTATGAGGGAGCTAAGATCCGGCTAGACCCTGTGACAAGTGAGTTTCAGATAACCGAAGTCCACTTGATCTGGATCCAGTCACACAATTCCTGGGGGAGGAAGTGGACCATCACAGAGGGCTTTGGGTCGGCTCGGTTTTGTCTTCATTTATTATGTCCAACCCCGAAACAACCACTGAAACGTGAGATTCTCGCGTCGAAGTTTGCTCTCgagtctctctccctccctcgtTTCGGAGTTTCGACGATGTCCGCCACCTCCGCGAGTGGCTCCAGCCAACCGGACGACGCATCACACCGGCCGCCGGCTGAGAATTCCGATGAACCCGGCCAGCCTTCGTGTTCGGACCTCACGCAGACAGTCGCGTTCTCGTCGGGCAACCCACGGATTGAGGTGACGAGAGGAGTCATGCGCCTTTTCTGCAACCCTTCCGAGCCCCTTGATTGCATCTCCCACCATCTTCCTGTGAGTGACTTCCTATCTTCCCCGCCTACCCCTCGGTCGATTGCTTCATTCTGAACCagtttctttcctctttctcttgtgCTCGTTGGTTTGCTCTGTCTTCTTCGGTTTCTTGTTTGCCAGTCTTGAGATTGGGCTATGCAGGTTGGGAGGAGTCCTCTTCTTTGCGTTCTTGACGTTCCGAACCACATGAATTACGCTGACTTCTGCCAGTTCTGTGGGTCCGTCATTCAGCATATTCTGGAGATGCGAATCGTGAGGTGAACCCTTGCGAACCgtcaaatgtttgattctttGTGTCCTGGAGTtgtttaattcatttttctcGACACCTGAATGAACTCTGACGACGAATTTCTGTCGTTGGGTTTTAGAAATGATGGTATGGACGATCACTATAGCGTTCTGATCAGGTTCCATGATCAGAATTCGGCTGATTCTTTCTATCATTATTTCAATCAGAGATGTTTCTCGTCTCTGGAGGTTGGCCTTCAAAACTTTCTTTGCGTGCATTTTTGTGCAATTAATTTCGCATTTTCCTTTATCAGCATAAAATATGTTCTCCATCATGCTTTTCTCAATTACATGGAATTCCGAAAGTTGGTGCTGGTTTGGATCGTGTCAGTGGAATCGAGTTTAACGGTTTGTTTGATTGAGATTCAGGTGGAGGTATGCAACGTGCTTTTTACAGTGGATGTACAGTACACTGGCTCTACGGAACATGCTCAAACTTCTGCTGTTGGATCAATGGACCTACCTAATTGTCCGGTCTGTCTTGGTAAGTGCGCTatcattttgtttgaatttttaaaaatttaacaaagtAGAATGTGGAATGCCATCCACCATCTTGGAATGCTTTGCTTTGTTAAGGAATCTAtttacttttgtttctttcctgTTGTACAACTAATTATCCatgttttgtatatttgaaaacTCGATAAGCATGAAATTTAATTGAGGACTTGCTATATGTGTGCTGTATACCACCAGGAGGGAAtacattgtctttctttttggttgaaGAATTGGGGATACGATCTTTTTCTCATTAGAGTAAGCAAAGAATATGACATGTCTGGCATGAAACAATTCAGCTGTCGTATCACATCATCCCTTAGAGGTTCATGACTGCGAAGCTTGCCCCTTGTTATTATCCTTAATTTTGTGGTTTACTTGTGGAGCGTATGTTCTGTGCTCATCATGAGCTGGAATGTGAACGCACCTGCAAACTTAACCTATCATGTCCGATGTCCTCATATTCTTAGGAGTACAGTTCCTTTTCTTTGGACTACTCTTTTCCCTGCAGAGTCTGGGATTGAAGGTGGAATAGCGGTTGCTTAGGTCATCCATAGTCTCCTGAGCTCATGCATGTCATTTATTTGGGGTTCCCTTGATGGGATTTCTTAAAATTGTATGGCTTTTTCTGCACGTAGTTCTTTGGTCAATAACCTTCAATCTACTAATGGCTTGATACCttgcaaaaagaaagagaaggaacaggCTCGTGAATTTTCTCCACTTGGAGTTTCCATTCATTGATTAGTATGTATGGAATACTGACAACCTTGCCTGCCGATTGAAGTCTTGATCATTTGGGCTACTGCAAAGAGAATAAAAACACTTTTTGTTGCATTCACCTGTTTAAGGGGaacttttaaattaaattttatggTTTTCTAGAAGCTATGTTACTGTAGACATTGTGCGTGAGAtggatattaaaaatattttagtgAAAATGTGCTATTGGAACACAAAAATGCCCATATCACTTACCTTTTCCCTCCTTGTTCTTTTGTAGTCTGGTTCTCTTCCAGTGCATATTTTTTGGCCACGTGCATATATCTCATGAGTTCCAGTGTAAATGCCAATATCATGCAACGCGATTTGGTTGTGTAACTAAGTAACATGCAGGTGTTACACCCACACATGCATACTCACTGGATTCTTATGCATTTGTTGCAATCCACATACCCTTTTGGAAGCTGTGTTGTCCATTCTGTACCAACTTCATATCATGCACATTTTATTATTTAGTTGCCTGTTAGGTATCTAGAAGTTAACAACCTTGTATTTTGTTCCCATGGAAGTCTTGTTGGAAGGACTTTGACAGTTGACTGCATAGGGTGGTCAGATTAGGTTATTAGTTGAGACTTGAGACTAGAAGAATGAATCTGCACTTTTGAGCTGTGTGACTGCAACTGGAGGATGGGCCTTTGATGTCCTTGTTAATGTGTATGAcaataaagataagaaaagaTCTAAAAATATGTATTGCCTTCCTCGATATGACCATCCCTATGCATTGGCATGGATTATTTCCACTTGCCTGATCGCTGGTTTTCCTGCTTATACTAACTTTTTTGTGCTTCTGTTCTCTAATCTGTTGCTAGAGTTTATTTTCACGTGAAAGTCACTCCACACAAGTTTTTGTTGATTTGTGCTGTTGATTCTTCTGCATCTATCCAGAGAAACTAGACAATGATGTGAGTGGTACCCTGACAACAATTTGCAACCATTCTTTTCACTGCTCGTGCATATCAAAATGGACTGATTCTTCATGCCCAGTAAGTGTATATATGTTACCTTTTCATAGCAGCCTTCATTAAAATCTTTCCGTAGAGTTTTGTAGATTTAGTTCCTTAGCTCACGAGGTTGCTGAATTGACTATACGGATAATGTGAATGCACTTAGAGCCAAGTAACTAAGTAAGCAACTGCACAAAGCATAAAACGTGGCATAAAATTTTAAAGCCTTTTGGGCTGATTTGGAATAAACATATGAAATTAATATGATAACTGATGTGAGTTTGCAATACATAGAGATAGCTTCCAGTGTTAGAAAGTCCAATGAAGAGGACCTATAGTATGCAGGCTTATAATGGtatattttttgtgattttgatATTGGCGTTTATCTATAACCTTTGTTGGGATAGGAAATATTTCATGCAgcacaaataaataaatgtctATGAAGTAACTAGATCCTAGTATCTACAAGACTACAACCATGTCTACCATGActtatttttcttcctctctgcaTTAAATGCTCTTTCTTTAGCTTTCAATCTAGAGAGACAGTGACATAGCAGTCATGTTTTGAAAGTTGGCACTAATTACTCAATGCACACAGAGGTACGTAGTGCCAATTATTGTAGTTCAAATAACTAATGTATCATTATGTCAAAAACTGCCCTTTGAAAAGGAAGCTTCTAGATGGGAACATGAATATTGAAAGAGCCACTCCTGATGATGTATATGAACCAATATGAACCATCCTATCAGTTTGGCTCATATACCTCATACATCATCATGTTGAAAATGCCCTTTGGAGAGGAGGTTTGTGATGGCATGCTCTTGAAAATGTTACTCTTGATGTGACAGTGACTACATCTTAGTCATCCAGTTTAACCTATTATACGCTCGATATTTTTTCTCATGCTTACTGGTTATCATATTCCAGTAGCTCATACATGAgtgcatatgtgtgtgcgtgtgtctgtttataactttatagaAAAAAGGGTTTTTTGTACGTTTGAGCATAACAGCATTTGTGTTAAAGCACAGGGTTGGTTATATTTGCATAATTCAGCTATAATTTGATGCTTCCAAAATGGCAAAATCGGCTAATCAACTAGTTTGCATGAACTGAGGGGATGTTTTGTGATGCTATAATGCATGTTTTTACCAGATGTTCCACCACATACTACCTATCATCAATTTCTTTGGTGTTAGAAGACAAAGGAACTCATGGATGgaataaaaacagaaatttaCATATTACATGAAGCGCAGCCTCATCTTTTCAATCAAAAACTTGAGGCTCTCTCTCCTGCAGCACACCTCTTacctcctttttcttcccccTCATCAAACCACTATCTGGGCATTGGTTGGTTGTTGGCAATGCTTGGATGGCATTTCTTGCGCATATACCATTCACATGTCTACAAAATGGTTGAGA
Proteins encoded in this region:
- the LOC116251069 gene encoding putative glycerol-3-phosphate transporter 5 isoform X2, encoding MEVRRLPPGLHRLNSKLHIRSVTFFQVSVLVITFLAYACFHASRKPPSIVKSVIGPRVAADGVEIPEFGGVPDSIRENSTSADGGGWAPFNGVHGTHRLGELDVAFLAVYSLGMYFAGHVGDRIDLRAFLAFGMVGSGLFTILFGMGYWWNIHSFTYFLVVQMIAGVFQSTGWPSVVAIVGNWFGKSKRGLIMGVWNSHTSVGNICGSLIASWALEYGWGWSFALPGIAIALMGVIVYHFLVVKPEDAGLGSPSQELQLNTYVHLEQANVMDCNDEGVVVVIGSNLENEMAVNEISKKAEDEGKEGEGKSMLLSPELPGSNGIPASENSEKVDRRKDEERELLRSSELPEPKAISFIDAWRIPGVAPYAFCLFFSKLVAYTFLYWLPFYVRHTGVLGGILAGYISDKLEARAVTSIIFFCLSIPTLILYRIYGSFSMSANIALMFLSGLFVNGPYSLITTAVAADLGTDSGTTGSSRALATVTAIIDGTGSVGAALGPLLTGYISSRGWNGVFLMLILATFIAALLLVRVAKEEYVNKVRTSG
- the LOC116251069 gene encoding putative glycerol-3-phosphate transporter 5 isoform X1 codes for the protein MEVRRLPPGLHRLNSKLHIRSVTFFQVSVLVITFLAYACFHASRKPPSIVKSVIGPRVAADGVEIPEFGGVPDSIRENSTSADGGGWAPFNGVHGTHRLGELDVAFLAVYSLGMYFAGHVGDRIDLRAFLAFGMVGSGLFTILFGMGYWWNIHSFTYFLVVQMIAGVFQSTGWPSVVAIVGNWFGKSKRGLIMGVWNSHTSVGNICGSLIASWALEYGWGWSFALPGIAIALMGVIVYHFLVVKPEDAGLGSPSQELQLNTYVHLEQANVMDCNDEGVVVVIGSNLENEMAVNEISKKAEDEGKEGEGKSMLLSPELPGSNGIPASENSEKVDRRKDEERELLRSSELPEPKAISFIDAWRIPGVAPYAFCLFFSKLVAYTFLYWLPFYVRHTAVAGSFLSHKTSGLLSTLFDVGGVLGGILAGYISDKLEARAVTSIIFFCLSIPTLILYRIYGSFSMSANIALMFLSGLFVNGPYSLITTAVAADLGTDSGTTGSSRALATVTAIIDGTGSVGAALGPLLTGYISSRGWNGVFLMLILATFIAALLLVRVAKEEYVNKVRTSG